The nucleotide sequence AACAAGCAAATTTAAGACAGTCATACTTTCCTCCCCTGGTCCCAAAACTATGACCACAGAGTTTACACAAAATGttacagtaaaaaaataatataaaaacaacgaTTTCACAATTCCAATTACagtaaatgtcaataaaacatGTCACTTCTTGTTCATAATGGCACCAATAAGTTGGTATGCCATTTCACTATCTACATCTCTCAGTACTCCTGACTGCATCAGCGTGTCTAGGGCCTGTAACTTGCGGTCCACCGGCTGGTTACTGTACATCTGGTATTCACCAAATCTATTAGGTGGCTTCCTTACACGGTCTGAGCGTCTTGGTACTGGTGTGGGTCTCTCTTTAGGTTTTCTGTCTTCCTCTGGTACCACCTCGAACTCCGTTCCTCCGGTAGCTTCATCAGCTGTCCGTTCATCTCTGTGTTCTTCGACCTCTTGTACAGTAGGTAAGACATCTATGGTTTCTTCTTGTTGTTTCTCAGCAATAGAATCTTCCAGGACATCCAGATCATCTTCTGAAATAACAAGGTTGAAATTATTAGCAATATCAGTTTCACTAATGACGCTTATCTCCTCATCACCGAGATCTACAACTTCAACCCTTTCACTAGCCTCGCTATCATCATGATTGACACAAGTCTCAGGTTCATAGGCGTCCCCATGTTGGAATACAAGTCCTGTATTTCCTGCACCTTCACTTTCTTCGTCAGAATCATATGCACCATCAATCATCTTGTGTGCTTCTTCTATTATGGATGCATCCCTTCCTTCCAATTCTGTTTCATCAACTTCATCCAACTCACTATCTTCATCCTGATGTTCTACCAAGAGTAAGTGGTTTCGATGCAAAGTCCTTTCCTTTTCAGAGCCTTCCGCTCTCACTTTGAAAACTGGAATATCCATTCGTGGTTGATCTATGACTAAGTAGGCTTCTTCTTCAAACCTGTCGGCAATTTTATGCTTGCCGTCAAAAGCTAACTTTTTCACAAGCACTTTATCACCTACTTGTATTCTTACAGGTTTGGTCTTTCTGTCATAATACTTCTTTTGCTTTTCTTTCGACTTCCTAGTATGCTGTTCAACTATTTCATGAGTCTTCACAATTCTTTCTTGAAGATCTTCCAAGTACTCTTCTGCTGTCTTGTTTACTGGCTCTTCTCTTGCCTTTTCAAACATGACGTCAATGGGCAACCTCGGCTTCCTTCCAAAAATCAACTCATATGGTGATACTCGAGTGGCTTCATGAGGGGTGCAATTATATGAATACACCAGGCTACTAACATACCTCTTCCAATCAGCCTTCTGATCTTCTTCCAGGGTACCAAGCATTGCAAGCAAAGTCCGGTTAAACCGCTCTGGACCTGCATTACCCTGGGGATGGTATGGTGTGGTGTGACTCTTTTTCATTCCTGTAATGCGACACAGCTCAGATACTAACTGGCTTTCGAAATTCGCACCCTGGTCCGAGTGTAATCTTGTAGGCATTCCGAAGTGAACCAAAAACTCGTTGTAGAGTGCCTCTGCTGTTGTTTTGGCGGTTTGATTTCGTGTCGGTATGGCCTTTGCAAACTTCGTGTAGTGGTCTGTGACTACAAGAATGTTACTCACGTTACCCTTTGATGGTTCTAATGTGAGATAATCAATGCATAAAAGTTCAAGAGGGTAAGAGGTGTTGATATTAACAAGTGGTGCTTTATCTATCCTTCCTTGCCTTCTAATGCATCTATCACACTTACTGATCCAGTTTTTTACATCGGTTGTCATACCTGGCCAGTAATACCTCTCTCTCATTAAGCGCATCGTTCTCTCCTGCCCTGGATGTCCAGACAAATCATGAATACCAACTAAGATCTCTTTCTGGAACGACTCTGGTATTACTAACTGTTCAATGTCATCGTTGGTTTCATGCACAATCCTAAACAAGATTCCTCTCTTGATCTTCAAGTTTTTAAATTGCTTCTTCATAGTAAGGTCATGGCCGTGCATAAAGTCTTTGGGTAATCTTTGGTCAATGACGGCCTTTCTCCATCTCTCAATGAGAGGGTCTGCGCGCTGCGCCCTTCTAATTTCTCTCATTTCCTTCTGAGCCAGAGGTTGGCCCATATCTTCAGTTGCTTCCAAGATGTTCATCTTCATAGGTAGAGTATCAACATATGGCACTGCAATCATATTACAAATGGCCTTTACAGATGGGTCATTAATTCTCACTCTATCTATGTTGTCCGTGTCGACTATCCTCTCATATGGATACCTGCTCATGCCATCAGCGTCCTGGTTCTTCAACCCTGCTCTGTAATGGATGTCGAACGAGTATTCACCAAGAGCTGCAGCCCATCGCTGTCCAGTAGCATCAAGCTTGGCACTGGTGAGTACGTAAGTCAGTGGGTTGTTATCAGTCAGGACAGTGAAGTGAGACAAGGTAAGGTAATCGCTGAACTTTTCGGTTACCGCCCATTTCAGAGCTAAAAACTCCAGCTTGAATGCACTGTAGTTTCGTTCAGACTTATTTAAGGCTCTGCTTGCATACGATATAACCTTCTTCTTTCCATCTTGTAACTGGTACAACACGGCACCTAATGCTTTACCCGATGCATCTGTGTGTAACTCAAACGGCAAATGAAAGTTTGGGTAGGCCAATATGGGTGGAGAGGACAAAAGCTCCTTCAGATGGTCGAAGACAGCTTGCTCTTTCTCTGTCCATTTCCACTCAGGCTTTGGTGTCTTGGTCCCTTTCTTGGTGGTAGTTGGAGGCAGTAGCTCATTCAATGGTCTGACAATGTCGCTAAAACTCTGAATGAATCGGCGATAGTATCCAGCAAAAGCGAGGAAGGAGCGAAGTTCATCAGAGTTGGATGGAACTGGCCAACCTTTCACTTTCTCAATCTTTGCGGGATCAGTTTCGACTCCATTAGCACTAACCACATGTCCAAGAAAGCTAACGCTTGGTTTAAAGAAATGACATTTCTCCGGTGCTAATTTCAGGTTAGCCGCATGTAGTCTGGTCAGTATGATGTCTAGACGCTCCAGGTGTTGTTCGTAGGAGTCACTGAAGATAATTACATCATCTAGATATATGAGGCAAATACTCATGTTAAGATCACCTAGTATTTCCTGCATAATTCTTTGGTAAACCGCTGGACTATTGGTCAAACCAAATGGCATCTTACAATATTCGTAAAAGCCCATATTACCTACTGTAAACGCAGTTCGCTCTTTGTGCTTCTCTTCAACTTCGACCTGATGGTACCCAGACTTCATGTCCATAGTCGTAAAATACTTTGCGCCATGAAGACTATCGAATATCTCTTCCATTCGAGGCAGTGCGAAGGAATCCTTGATAGTGATGCTGTTGAGTTGTCTGTAATCGACACAGAGTCGCAACTTCCCATTCTTCTTTCGGACAAGTACCACGTTCGAGGTATATGGTGACTTCGATGGTCTGATGACACCAGCCGCTAACAGTTGTTCAATATGGTTGCGTACTTCTTCAATCATTGATGGTGGTATTCGGCGGTGTCTTTGCTTAAATGGAACATCAGTTATTAAATCAATTCTGTGTTTTATAAGATTGCAAATGCCAATGTCAGTTTCACCGGTTGAAAATATTTCCTGATGTTTCCTAAGTAAATTCATTAATTCTTGTTTCTGTCCATCATCTAGTACATTTGATTcatcaatgtttaaatcatCCAATAGTTTGGTCCTATCTTTTTCAATCTTCTTAAAAACCTCTTTGGCTACTGTAGCTGGTTGTATTTCACACAACACTGCTCTTGGTTGAATGACTATAGGATTTGTAGTGATGTTTGACAATGTTAACCTTACTTCTTTCTTCTTTTCCCCTGTATAATGTATGACAGTAGGAGTAACATCTATGGATGGTGTAGAACAATCATCACACTCTTGGATGATAGCAGTAGTGGGACAATATTCAAGTTCATGGTCAGTGTAGCCTATCACCTCAGTGCTTTGATTCGGATTCAAAATAATCTTTTCGGTAGCAGCGCACTTAACTACAGCAAGGCGATTCTTGTTCTTCTTAAGTTCTCTTTCTCTTACACTCATTGTGCGGAAGCTTAAGTACCATGACGAATGTAAAGGAGCTTTCTGTAAAAATCTTTCGCCAAACTGTGTTGAACAATCCTTCATTAGTTCTTGTAGTATATTCGTTCCTAATATGACAGGAGTTCTAGCTGAATACTTTGTGTCCGGTGTAACTAGAAGTAAGCAAGGTAGTGGTTTGGACTCTGGTAGGCCATCAGTAGTAGttattgttgtttcaatatatccTTTGTAAGGTAAATTTTCTCCATCGGCGCATTCGATGTTCAATATATCACCCACTGGTTGTATTTCTATAGAAGGAAAATGTTCATGGTAAAATGATTCTGAAATAAGACTAACAACACTACCCGTATCTAACAATGCAATGGTTGGGTGGTTGGCTATTGTGATGTTTACTTCATTAGTAGTATTTCCAATCAATTTGGGATCAGACAAAAGGGTGCTCGGGTTCGATCCCCCAACTCGGGCACTTAAAAGTTTGGGCAGTCTTTTTTGAAGTGTCCCTTCTCCTTGCAGTATGAACAAACAAACTGGGCCAGTATGGTAGGACAGTCTCTCTGCATATGCCCTTTcttattacaaatgaaacaaCTTCTTCCATCATTGAACATTACATTCTCTTCAACATTGTTGTAGTAGCCTCTCCCTCTTCCAAGTCCTTGTCCTCCACCACGTCCTTGTCCTCCACGTCCTTGTCCTCCTCGCCATCTTCCCCGGTATCCCCCTCTTGGAACATAGACTtcttgttgttgctgctgttgttgatgTGGCTGCTGTTTTTGTCCCTTTTCTATCCTATCAATCCTCTCCGTTAATTGTCTTAAAAGTCTGACTGTTTCGCTGTCTTCTTCTTTTGGGTTGTTTACTGCTGGTCTACATGGCTTCCTCTCTGGGCTAGAGTTCTTCTGGTCTATTTCTATTTTACGGAGTTCTTTCCTGAACCGATCATAGTCATTTATCTTGTCACACTGATATGTTGACATAAGTCTAAGGTCCTTTCGGAGTCCAGAGTGTAAAACCTCTTTCAATACTAATGTGTCGCTTGTTTTAAATCCTCCAAGCTCGACAGCCTTGTAAAACAAATCCTCTAGCCTTGTCGCGTATGTTTCCACTGATTCCCCACTCTTTTGTTCACAGGTGTAAAATCGTTTCATTATGCTCTCCTTCGTTTCAACTATCCCATAGGAATTATCTAGCTTCTCAAGAACTTTATTCAACTTAATTCCTTGACCTAACCTTCTAATCTTATCTGCTGCTGCTCCTTTCGTTGAGCGTCGAATTCCGAACATGATTTGTTCCTCGGAGTAGCTCCTAGCATTTATTATGCACTCAATTTCATATCTAAAACTATCCCAATTAGCTTCTCCCTTTCCTTCTTCACCATAAAATATGCTCAACTTTGGGTAAGAGTGGTTCGGTGTTGGGTCAGTCTTCACCTCTTTGTCTTTTGTGGATTCATGTTTCACTCCACCTAACAGTTCTATGAGTCTGGCAGCTCTTTCAGGATCCGATACATCTGCCTTCAACTTCAAACTCCTAAGTAAACCAATCATTTGGCTTTCCTCTTTGGATAATCCCCCAGAAGCTTCTACTTCCTCAGGCGCCTCTTCTTTGGCCGCCATGACAATCAAGTATTCACAGTATGTAttgataaaattgttcaattaattATCACGGTTAATCTCTCTTTCAAAGAAAGTGTTACAACAAATAAGAGTCCTTCACTATATCATTCAActattaatttcaaaaagtgtaaTCACATCTCACACAGGGTAATCAATATGCAATCCAAAGTAATCAATGTGCTCTAATACAATGGAACgagcaaaattaaataaaatcacttcCTAAAAATAGCAAACACCATGTGGGTGTTCTAAGTATCACACAAACATATCGAAGTAAGTGAATAACAAGACCAGTACTAATTCTCAGTCTTAATGTACCACGTTATTGTGCTAAGTCAGAAATCACAAGTCACCGAATCTGCACAAGTACAAATCACTGTAGGTATTAGTCAAATCAATCTTCTATACCGAaaatcaatgtataattattaaagttatttaagtcaaacaaatatttcaaagattttttctCAATTAATCATGTCACCaagcattataaataaataaataaattataaaaaataaataaataaataatgacaaaattccAATCAATGACAAATAAATTCCAATGAAATGGATGAAATGAAAAGCCCCACGTTGGGTGCCAGTTATAACAGGATGGTAATCCGGGGATATAAGTACCAACTTAAGTCAGGTTCTGAAGACTTGTAATCTGCaagatatattatatacataaacaatgtactcaagacacatacatatataaatagaagATGAGATAAAAGACTGCTAGTGGCCTATATGTATCTGATATACAATATAACACATAACACACAATGACATGTACAAACATGGCatacaatgtaatacaaaagAACATATAACCACAATGACAAACGGTCAaagcaaatacaaaaacattgtacaGCGTATACAACATACAACATTCATACACTGTACTTACCAATATGTGGTATTGAAAACTTCAGTACGCCTCCCCTCACTCACAGTGATTGAAATGGTTAGTTAGTCTCTAAAAAGTAAGTTAAAAGAATAGTAAGTGTACATAGATTATATGATAAGTGAAAAGATcaattgttatgttattttatagaataatatacCGCTTTTCGGATAACACCTTATCTCGGACAATCGCGAATAAAAGCGCTacacaaaatgacataaatcatCTCAGCGAGAACACAGACAAATACATGGATAAAACTAGGAATGCATACCTTGAAACAAACCTCAAAAAGACTCGCaaggattttaaaagttacTAAAACTAAGACTGCATGAAGCACGTCTTGACTGCAGAAAATCGTGGGAAACAGTGAGCGAAATATCCACGAACCAATCATAAGAAAGGTTACATAAACCTTTGACCAATCCGATTCCTTGAAAGTAAACCATGCTGAACTGATGATTAAAACAGAAGTATTCCAAATGATATCAATAAGTAAAATCGGCAATGCACAGTCCGGTCAGATAATCATCGGTCTGGTCacatgcatactttgataagatttatcttttgcgttttatctttattaggaattgttgggataagagtgaggtttgtgcacataaactggtttaaacccccagtaaatttacattttactgaccgttccaaggcggtacctaacaattattgataaacatcaattatatatatatatatatatatatatatatatatatatatatatatatatatatatatatatatatatatatatatatatacagtatttatgcactgtgctgtttgtagagttgtgtgctgttctatgtttcttgtttgtgaatttgtgttctatgtctttggcgttgcccattgccactaaaccgggttttatgtttaaactttctgcTACTGAGcatatttctgtagctttttgcatatatatttatagcttaaatatatcACTCGATtgaagtaagccttcgtagcacagtggatacagcgCTAGTttgcaattttggcaacacgggttcgaacccggtctcccacacattttttttttacataattgtacTTCTTTTACTATTATGATATCACAGCgttacacattctattaaatcgTTACAAAATGAAACTTCTTTTGTTGCCAATCTCGtatacagtccctttaaatatgttaaagctgTTTTAAGAAAATCGTATAGATATTAAGAAAGATTGCCAAATTGTTAGTCATAGGCAAAAgttattatagatatattacAATCACTAGGATTTTATGATGCATGGTTATTTCAAAgtgttggtgattttaatatatatttaaagtgaacTGAAACAGAGACTAAAatttatatgtacaaaaatggtttgctgaatttatttattcagcTACAGccaaaacgttttgttttgttcactgACTGTAAGTTACAACCACTTTTGTGTGCTGTTAACGTTCAATTTAGGGAAGCATTGACGAGACATAGACTTTCGTCACACAGGTAAGAAATTGAAGCCGGTAGATGGCACAAACCTAAACCTATATCtgaatttgaaatgaaaagtcAAGTTTGCCATAAAATAgtagatgagtttcatttcttgtttgaatgtactttatttagttattaaagaagacaatacaatacatacataaaaactattcaaatagaccaaatataaccaaatttgttgaacttttacaaataccaataaaactattcaaaggaaattagcaatgtttatccacaaaactttttttttatttagagtCCTTGTACTTATAATGATGTTAgataactcatttaaatgatatttgtaaccACTGTCACCTTACTAtggttatattatattgtatgtctactgtgtatgtttaatttgtgtttcgAAAGTATCTTGTTAGTAAAGATAAGTATAcgtgtaataatatattttgtgacCTACGATCGATTGATAGAagtgcatttaattatatatattatgaattccATAGGTGTATGTTCATGGGCCTAAggcctttatgcatttgaataaactatgaaactttATTATCACAACACGAGGCTTGTGATTCCACTTAAGGTCTCTGGTTGGTGATATTTTCTTCTATGGCGTTCAAGCTATCAATTTCTCTCTCTGCCTCTCTCCCCctccccagataagtagattaAAATATTTGGCCACGCTGGACATCCTTATCGTGCTCATCGCTACAGAActtttgatgaaatatacaaGAGTGTTTTCTACAACAATTTTCCCTCAAATTTTAGATATGTAAGAGAAAATATCAATCAAGTGTTTCCAGAAGAATCGAAAAATCCGCcgctcgggcacgctgcgtggccggtaattCGGCAAGCCGCGTTACCGGCTAACGCGCGAGCCCtggggtcggatttttctatccgtaccggaaacacatgatagataatTATACTCTTCTATTGCCATCACATACCtgcctcccttgttgaagaccgtcgtcatatggtattatttgaaaagtgaaaacttTTTAACCTTGTTTCCGCATAACACGCTATGCTCGGGATGGGGATGAACCTTTTTACACGAAAGGCCATGCCAGAAACAAATTATCATCTGACGAGGGAAGGTCATATTCATGGTAGTCAATTTCGTTGTCAGTGCTTCATATTATTTCCTGATTTCTAAtggataaagatattttgaccattttcgaAGAATAGAATTTAACTGGAGCGTGGGCAGTTGTATGATTAACCTTTAGGAATGgcgattttgttatttaattgttaatgcTATTTGTCGTTTATTGGGTGttgaatttctttaattttggaACGTACATGAGGCGGGTTTGGCTGAGGTGAATTTTGCCTTCCATTTTAGTGTATTTATTACTTCATCCATTGGATTTATCcgtatttgtaaacatttggtgaaactgCAGAGGGATACTGAATATTTGGAAGTTTCAAATCGATCAAATTGGTGTAAATTCATACCATGAATAAGAGCTTTAGGTTGTATAAATTCTCGTCACAAATGAGAGGGCAATACAAAccataaaatagaataaactgAGCATGATAAGTTTGTTAAGGATACCGACTTAACATAGTCAGCTTTATTGAGATGAGAAGAAGTTTACGTTAACGACATCACATATCACTATCACGTTTACAACAGCACTTCATGAAAAAtggatatttattgaaaaaaactaaaataaaatttaacgaACACTTCGTTTTACGAGAGAAATGGGCAAAACTAACTTTCAAACGCATGTCTGATAtcttaaatattacaaatgactaagaaatatgtacaaaacaaagaatcacggcgcacacagcgtaGCATCGTTCTACATAATCCCGTCAAttcgaaattttggccaaggattccttcgttaaaatacaagtaaatccaaaatatttcacacttgtagaagcagaaaatagcatagtcttttataggctaagaaatattttctctcaaaaaggttttttataaataactgtcactttcttgcttgtttacatcagTTTTGAACCGTtgtgacacatgtgagaaccccgttgaagtcacgtgattcctcaccctgtttAAGCAATCGTCGGGTAATGATAATGCTAGAAGAAACTTTTTAAAccgatttaataaaacaaagcatAAAAATACTAAAAGTACGTTGGATTAAGAACAACTTGAACGTTTAACAACATGAGGTTCATAAGATATAAATGAGAATATTTATGTGTTTGACATGTGCCAAAATcacttttccgaaaaaaaataattaatatttgaaaaaaataaaaagaaaagactCAATTATGACAAAAAGAAACTTTATTTCAAGTAACTGTGGacatatatcataaaaacaaacagctgaacaaatgaaacatctatatatttgttaaatttcattGTTCTAACATGAACCATCTGAAAGATAATAGCTTCAAAAGTGAGTCagtattttttactttaaccgTTAGGGTTGGGACATTCTAAGTGCATATACATTTCTGTGATTTTTTAGTGTTATTAGTAATTagatcactttaaaacgtatttCACACAATACATGGGAAgcttaaaaatcataattatagcACAAAATAGTACAGTCTGGACCAATTGTGATTCATTAATGAGATTTATCAAGAAAATAATGAATCTTATGTAAGCTTACTACCGTAATTATAAATGGCTTAAAAATACCTGATGCACATTTTAGTgtctttaacaaaaacattttaacacaacTTTTAACAGTAACAAGGCAACATTAAGAAATACAGCAATCAGTATtccttttaatgttttttttttccatgaGGATAATTGTGTACTTTAGTGTTAGGGTTGGGACATactttttgcttttaaattcaacaaatgaGATCTTATAACTAGTATAATGTAATAAAGTCTCCTTTAAAATACTGATCTCTAACACATTATCAGTTCCACAAAGTACCCTATATGTACTTATTTAGACACATACTGTCTGCACATTTCAATTACATCAACATTAAATTGCATCCTAATGCCACGCCCTCCCATGAGTTCTGGTCgtgataaaacttcattttttggTACCCAGCAGATATCATCTGAGTTGGGCCAGGTATAGATGTTCTTAGTAGACTCAGTCAAGAacgtcagttttatttcagcaTCATCTACCTCCATGacctgtgaaaaaaataaaaataaaatatatctttacatGATAAATGTGCGTACAACAGATCATTTATGTATTGGATCGCTGTTTCAAGATTAATTTTTGATTGTGATTGAGTAAATATTTACCTTTGCCACATAGAAGTGCTTTTTCTTCATGGATGAAGACAAGAAGACTGTGCCAAAGTCATCAGGTTTGAAGctgcaagacaaaataaaataatggacACATTACATTCTCAAGTAGAATTAATGTTTGGGATAATTTACAAAAGAcgaaattaatatttcatatgtGAATTATTCAATACATCTTCAGAtgcttctatttttaaaattaccTTCTGGTTTCAAGACTAAGATAATGCTTTAACTCCGGCAGATAACCCACAACCAGTGTTGACCCGGCAGCTGATTCACTATTTATGTCAATGTCAGCATTGTTTGCCTGCACAATTTTGATGGCACAACCAAGACATGTTGCAAGAGCTTGGATAATGATATTATCAGCATATGTGCCATATTTCTCCATCTCTTGCAGATAGGTGTTGAGATCTTTTGTGAGTAAATGTGTCATCTCTTTCTTTTCTCTCTGCAGGAatgatagaaatattttaattataaaacaattcattaacaaCTGTTACATCTTTAgtgatatatgtatttgtagCAAAAATGTGATAATAAATACTCATTGCAGTActatattttaacttttgaattttgtttgaatttttcaaaagctAGATATGTCTGTAAATATTTCTGTTGTAGCTTACCTACTCTATCACACTTATTGGTACTTGTCTTTAGGGATGTACCTTCTGTGTTCAGTGATTCTGCTTTCCTCTCTTTCAATTTTCTTCTATATTCACTCTTTCTCTCACGTTGTTTTCATACTCTCATCATATGTTGAGTTATGCTGCCTCTTCTGTTTCATTTTCAGCCTGTACTCAGAACATTTTTTCAAGTTCTTTTCTCTTACCTGATcacagtttttccattttttccaGAATCTCCTTGATATTTCAGCACCCGTTTTGGCTTTTGATTTGCTTTCACTTTCATTGCCTTCACTTTCTATGTTTTCATTCCTTAAAGTTCTTTTTGATGGCTTTCtcagtttttcaaaatcaaattttactttaatgttGCTCATTCTGGCTCGTAAAACACAATATCACCTCAACAACTGTCACAGCAGAAAAATTGTCCCAACCCTAACATTACTGACTATAAGGCTTATAGTGACTTATTAATGGCtaaacactgaaataaatggattaaaatgtattgtttgaaCTAGTTCCAAGTAGACTGAACTGGATGTAGAGTCATTCCAGGAAAAAATTCCATTTCTTTAGTGATATCATTTGTGATGTCATCAGCTTCCTTGAATTTTCAGCTCTTATGATGCTAAAAATTGACAGACATGTACAATAGACATTGTAGTAAATGTTAAAGGATAAAGTATGTGTATATTATTGTGAATAATGTCT is from Mya arenaria isolate MELC-2E11 chromosome 9, ASM2691426v1 and encodes:
- the LOC128203494 gene encoding uncharacterized protein LOC128203494, translating into MDIPVFKVRAEGSEKERTLHRNHLLLVEHQDEDSELDEVDETELEGRDASIIEEAHKMIDGAYDSDEESEGAGNTGLVFQHGDAYEPETCVNHDDSEASERVEVVDLGDEEISVISETDIANNFNLVISEDDLDVLEDSIAEKQQEETIDVLPTVQEVEEHRDERTADEATGGTEFEVVPEEDRKPKERPTPVPRRSDRVRKPPNRFGEYQMYSNQPVDRKLQALDTLMQSGVLRDVDSEMAYQLIGAIMNKK